The Nicotiana sylvestris chromosome 6, ASM39365v2, whole genome shotgun sequence genomic sequence gTGCACTAAGTTCTCATTATGTGCGGTATCCGGGGAAGAGCCGGACCACAAACGTACttgtataaataaaataattataagtAATTACATGTATCTATCCATAATAAGTATTAGTAATTTAATTAGGTAATTTGAAAAATGAGACAGAACAACTTGCTATAACAAGTTAAAATACGCtaataatataaaaattcttTACACTATTAAGGTATATAAGTTAATTTCCCTTTAAATTTAAGTTTCCCTGAACTTACAATGTATTAATTTCTTATATCAATAGGTAAAGTTGACATATAATAAATGCAACTCTTTATAGATATATTATAATTGGTAAATTGAGATAGTGTAAACTTTATTTATGCTATCATGAGTGTATATAACAAAAATCATATTCCGTGCTATAGTTGGTAAATTAAGATTGTGGTTCTTTGGTTCGTTTCATCTATTATCAAGAAAAAGCTCATAAATCAGTTCAAATTACGGTATCTCGCCCAGAAATTGAAGACTAGATAAAAAAAAGCgagaaatatataaaaaatttcaACAGTTCGAATCACACTAAAAGTAAGTGAGAAACTGTTGTTGGTGGtcgaaaacaaaataagaagagtaAAAACTTTTTTGATATTAATGGCGGATGATATTAGCTAAATGAATAGAAAAGGAAACAAAACTGAGACAAATGCAAATAACAACATCCAACATAATGTAACAGCTGCTCCATTTTTCATCTtgctcttcttcttttctctctcaaaTCCCAAGTCTTTGAATGACAAATTTACAGCAGGATCCCCCATTTTCACTTTGCTTCCCAACAAAATGGAGTTGTTCACTCCTTGAATATTGTTACTTATATAAATGTTTATGCTACAACATTCTGATCTTGATTCACTAGAACTTGTACCACGA encodes the following:
- the LOC138871823 gene encoding uncharacterized protein, encoding MSPDSKNVPFESVNLEGRNIGASMIVRRGTSSSESRSECCSINIYISNNIQGVNNSILLGSKVKMGDPAVNLSFKDLGFEREKKKSKMKNGAAVTLCWMLLFAFVSVLFPFLFI